A portion of the Pseudoalteromonas luteoviolacea genome contains these proteins:
- a CDS encoding TetR/AcrR family transcriptional regulator, which translates to MNTKEKIIRTSIALFNLHGERAITTNHIASNMGISPGNLYYHFKNKEDIIRHIFSLYSEHLSTHFKPLSIEHEPLEQLTQYLDSLFELMWRYHFFYDNLTDILARDKGLKKDYIEFQSQLFEQVKAVVIGLRSAGVIDIEDYDVDELAHMLKMVVSFWTPYVKARRLTGVLEQKDIYNGIVKVLMLFKPYATQMSSEKIAQLRDYYQEQADTSLPSIA; encoded by the coding sequence ATGAATACCAAGGAAAAAATAATTCGTACAAGTATTGCCTTGTTTAATCTACATGGTGAACGAGCGATAACCACCAATCATATTGCCTCCAATATGGGAATAAGCCCGGGGAATTTGTATTATCACTTTAAAAACAAAGAAGACATCATTAGGCATATTTTTTCTCTTTACAGCGAGCATTTAAGCACACATTTTAAACCACTGAGTATTGAACATGAGCCTCTGGAGCAATTGACACAGTACTTGGACTCTTTGTTTGAATTAATGTGGCGATACCACTTCTTTTACGACAACCTGACTGACATTTTGGCGCGAGATAAAGGGTTGAAAAAGGATTACATTGAGTTTCAATCACAGCTGTTTGAGCAGGTAAAGGCTGTGGTTATTGGCTTGCGTAGTGCAGGAGTGATTGATATTGAAGATTATGATGTCGATGAACTTGCACATATGCTCAAAATGGTTGTGAGCTTCTGGACTCCCTATGTAAAGGCGAGAAGATTAACGGGTGTACTGGAGCAAAAAGATATTTACAACGGAATCGTAAAGGTATTGATGTTATTTAAGCCTTATGCGACACAAATGAGCAGTGAAAAAATTGCACAGCTGCGTGATTATTACCAAGAACAAGCAGATACGAGTTTACCGAGTATCGCTTAA
- the coaD gene encoding pantetheine-phosphate adenylyltransferase — MKVIALYPGTFDPLTNGHSDLIKRAANMFDTVVLAIAHNPSKKPCFTLEERVELAQQVLHDIPNVKVIGFSGLLVDLAKAQNANVLIRGIRAVSDFDYEFQLANMNRRLYPQLESVFLTPSERNSFISSTLVKEVALHHGDVSEFVDPLVAKALKEKLHS, encoded by the coding sequence ATGAAAGTTATAGCTCTATATCCTGGTACATTTGACCCTCTTACAAATGGGCACTCTGATCTCATAAAACGTGCAGCTAATATGTTTGATACGGTTGTATTAGCCATCGCACACAACCCTTCAAAAAAGCCATGTTTTACCCTTGAGGAACGTGTCGAATTAGCACAACAGGTGCTGCATGACATACCTAATGTCAAAGTCATTGGATTTTCAGGCTTATTAGTTGATCTAGCAAAAGCACAAAATGCCAATGTGCTGATTAGGGGGATCCGTGCCGTCTCTGATTTTGACTATGAGTTTCAGCTTGCCAATATGAATCGTAGACTGTACCCGCAGTTAGAAAGTGTATTTTTAACACCATCAGAGAGAAACTCTTTCATTTCTTCAACTTTAGTCAAAGAAGTTGCACTGCATCACGGAGATGTCAGTGAGTTTGTTGACCCACTGGTCGCGAAAGCACTAAAGGAGAAGCTCCACTCATGA
- the thiI gene encoding tRNA uracil 4-sulfurtransferase ThiI, whose translation MLKFIVKLHPEIVIKSKSVRKRFTKILEKNIKLLLGRVDEKVFVKNNWDNITVVSQLSDDKTRLALIDGLKRVPGVTLFLEVQEVTFETLDDIYQHTLPLVREQIENKTFCVRVKRQGKHDFTSSDVERYVGGGLNQNVDTASVKLTRPQETVKIEIKDQFAYIVRAQYRGLGGFPLPTQEDVLSLMSGGFDSGVASYQMIRKGARTHFLFFNLGGAAHEIGVKQVSHYLWKQYSSTHKVKFITVDFEPVVAEILENVENSQMGVILKRMMMRAGSAVAQKLGIQALVTGESIGQVSSQTLANLSVIDRVTETLILRPLIQNDKEEIIRIAREIGTCEMAEAMPEYCGVISKKPTVKAVLEKIEAEEANFDFDVLDTVVDNAVIKDIRDIEVEAKEEVKEAENVKELPQNAVVVDIRSPEEEDADPLEIDGIEVIHLPFFRLATKFGDLPQDKDYYLYCSKGVMSQLQALILHENGFTKVKVYRP comes from the coding sequence ATGCTTAAATTTATCGTCAAGCTGCACCCTGAGATCGTCATCAAAAGTAAATCGGTGCGTAAGCGTTTCACTAAAATTTTAGAAAAAAATATCAAGCTTTTGCTGGGTCGAGTTGATGAGAAAGTTTTTGTGAAAAACAACTGGGACAACATTACGGTTGTGAGTCAGTTGAGTGATGATAAGACGCGCTTGGCACTGATTGATGGCTTAAAACGTGTGCCTGGTGTGACATTGTTTTTAGAAGTTCAGGAAGTGACTTTCGAAACTTTAGATGATATTTACCAACATACTTTACCACTCGTGCGTGAGCAAATTGAAAATAAGACGTTTTGTGTACGAGTGAAACGCCAAGGTAAGCATGATTTTACTTCAAGTGATGTAGAGCGTTATGTTGGTGGTGGTTTGAATCAAAATGTTGATACAGCTAGTGTAAAGTTAACGCGACCACAAGAAACGGTCAAAATAGAAATTAAGGATCAGTTTGCCTATATCGTGCGTGCTCAATACCGCGGTTTAGGAGGGTTCCCACTGCCTACTCAAGAAGATGTGTTGTCATTAATGTCTGGTGGGTTTGATTCTGGTGTTGCCAGTTACCAAATGATCAGAAAAGGCGCTCGCACGCATTTCTTGTTTTTTAACTTAGGTGGCGCGGCACATGAAATTGGTGTGAAGCAGGTGAGTCATTACCTATGGAAGCAGTATAGCTCAACACACAAAGTCAAATTTATTACGGTTGATTTTGAACCTGTCGTAGCGGAAATTTTGGAAAACGTAGAAAACAGCCAGATGGGTGTTATCTTAAAGCGTATGATGATGCGAGCAGGAAGCGCGGTTGCACAAAAACTTGGCATTCAAGCGCTTGTTACAGGCGAGAGCATTGGTCAGGTTTCCAGCCAAACACTGGCAAACTTAAGCGTGATTGATCGCGTGACTGAAACTTTAATCCTAAGACCGCTGATTCAGAATGACAAAGAAGAGATCATTCGCATTGCCAGAGAAATTGGAACTTGTGAAATGGCAGAGGCAATGCCTGAATACTGTGGTGTGATTTCTAAAAAGCCAACCGTTAAAGCGGTACTTGAGAAAATTGAAGCGGAAGAAGCTAATTTCGACTTTGATGTATTAGATACCGTAGTCGATAATGCTGTAATTAAAGATATTCGCGACATTGAAGTTGAAGCAAAAGAAGAAGTCAAAGAGGCCGAAAACGTAAAAGAATTACCACAAAACGCAGTGGTCGTTGATATTCGCTCTCCAGAAGAGGAAGATGCAGATCCATTGGAAATTGATGGGATTGAAGTGATCCATTTACCGTTTTTCCGCTTAGCTACTAAATTCGGTGATTTACCTCAAGACAAAGATTATTACTTATATTGCAGTAAAGGGGTAATGAGTCAACTGCAAGCACTGATCTTACATGAAAATGGTTTTACTAAAGTAAAAGTATACAGACCATAA
- a CDS encoding YajQ family cyclic di-GMP-binding protein, with product MPSFDIVSEIEMTEAKNTVDNANRELETRYDFRGVEASIELKDEVIQLKSESEQQVMQLFDMVVGKAAKRGLDVGCFELKDVERSGKTFARKVALKQGIDKDMAKKVVKLIKDSKLKVQAAIQGEEVRVTGKKRDDLQEVMQLVRTSDLGQPFQFKNFRD from the coding sequence ATGCCTTCTTTTGATATTGTATCTGAAATAGAAATGACGGAAGCAAAAAACACCGTTGATAATGCGAACCGCGAATTGGAAACACGCTATGACTTTAGAGGTGTAGAAGCATCTATTGAGTTGAAAGACGAAGTTATCCAATTAAAGTCTGAATCTGAACAGCAGGTCATGCAGCTGTTTGACATGGTTGTTGGTAAAGCGGCAAAACGTGGACTAGATGTAGGTTGTTTCGAATTAAAAGACGTTGAGCGCAGTGGTAAAACGTTTGCTCGTAAAGTGGCTTTAAAGCAAGGTATTGATAAGGATATGGCTAAGAAAGTCGTTAAGCTTATCAAAGATTCAAAGCTCAAAGTACAAGCGGCTATCCAAGGCGAAGAAGTACGTGTTACCGGTAAAAAACGTGACGATTTACAAGAAGTAATGCAGCTGGTTCGCACATCTGATCTGGGCCAGCCATTCCAGTTCAAAAACTTTAGAGACTAG
- a CDS encoding ketopantoate reductase family protein, with protein sequence MSEVYILGCGAIGLLLAEKLAQRHRVILITRDSSQTEYMLISGQKQHRLNVDVTTLKQLNKKIQTCIVPVKAYQIEQAFKDISPHLSHDANIILSHNGMYDLADIQANLKSKQALFFLSTAMGGMKPAPNTVIFKGPGLTQLGACNLPAQDNLNDIYQVLFSHHFDPFETIDDINLIRWQKLCVNIAINPLTAIEQCHNGALRAPKYAKQVLNLLNEACVIANLEGVKLKLNEELVRAYKVMTLTANNTSSMAQDVKLKRRSEIDAICGFISLTAQKHGHHADINDKLWQQIKQKEQA encoded by the coding sequence ATGAGTGAAGTGTATATTCTTGGTTGTGGTGCGATAGGACTGCTACTCGCTGAAAAACTTGCTCAGCGCCACCGTGTCATACTTATCACTCGAGATAGTTCTCAAACTGAATACATGCTAATCAGTGGCCAAAAACAACATCGCCTTAATGTAGACGTTACCACGCTAAAGCAACTGAATAAAAAAATTCAAACATGTATCGTGCCGGTCAAAGCCTATCAAATAGAACAAGCTTTTAAAGATATTTCGCCCCACTTAAGCCATGATGCCAATATTATTCTCAGCCACAATGGCATGTATGATCTCGCTGATATCCAAGCTAACTTGAAGTCAAAACAAGCACTATTTTTTCTCAGTACTGCCATGGGCGGGATGAAACCTGCCCCCAACACCGTAATATTTAAAGGCCCTGGGCTCACTCAGTTAGGAGCCTGTAACTTACCGGCCCAAGATAATCTAAACGATATATATCAGGTGTTGTTCTCACACCATTTTGACCCTTTTGAAACCATTGATGATATCAACTTGATCCGATGGCAAAAGCTTTGTGTCAATATTGCCATCAACCCCTTAACTGCCATTGAGCAGTGTCACAACGGCGCGTTAAGAGCCCCAAAATATGCGAAGCAAGTGTTGAATTTACTTAATGAAGCCTGTGTTATTGCAAATCTAGAAGGGGTCAAATTAAAGTTAAATGAAGAACTCGTGCGAGCCTACAAAGTAATGACTTTAACCGCAAATAATACGTCATCTATGGCACAAGATGTCAAGCTTAAAAGGCGTTCTGAAATAGATGCAATTTGTGGTTTTATTTCTTTAACAGCGCAAAAGCATGGCCACCATGCGGATATAAACGACAAGTTATGGCAGCAAATTAAACAGAAAGAGCAGGCTTGA
- a CDS encoding VanZ family protein produces MTRKVYRTLLLLFLVVITYLFAKEVKSHAIRIEHLDKVVHFGVFFALAFFSHHAFRFRVWFHITLLISYGAAVEWMQSTLPYRQASLGDFIADVAGATSYFLAIWIYQRFKQRRLNNE; encoded by the coding sequence GTGACTAGAAAAGTATATAGAACGTTACTTTTACTATTTTTAGTAGTCATCACATATCTTTTTGCAAAAGAAGTGAAAAGTCATGCAATAAGAATAGAACACTTAGATAAAGTCGTGCACTTTGGAGTATTTTTTGCGTTAGCATTTTTCTCTCATCACGCCTTCAGGTTTAGAGTATGGTTTCATATTACTCTATTAATCAGTTATGGTGCGGCTGTCGAATGGATGCAGTCTACACTGCCTTACAGACAAGCCTCCTTAGGAGATTTTATCGCGGATGTGGCAGGAGCTACCAGCTACTTCCTTGCCATATGGATATATCAACGATTTAAACAGCGAAGGCTAAATAATGAGTGA